Within the Medicago truncatula cultivar Jemalong A17 chromosome 4, MtrunA17r5.0-ANR, whole genome shotgun sequence genome, the region TAAGATACATTGAATACCTATGCAACACCGACACTTACGATCTAAGGCGTGTTTAGTGTCCAACATGTGTAAATGTCACACTGACACGACACATGTAATAacaatcaattaattattttcgaCGTGTCAATATCGCGTCCTTTGTCGGTGTCTGTGTAAGTGTCCAAAGATGAATACCATATGGGACACAAAAACCTTTTGATTTTACTTAAATGACTTTATCAATTGTTTCTATTTATCTGATTTTGAAACATTATCAGTGCAAGTGATATGATTTTTCTCTTTGTTTAATAACAGGTCACGGCTCTTGCAAGTTTGAGTATATCCCTTGAATGGAGTTTGgggtaatttattttttcaaagtgAAGACAGTAATGAAGTCAATGAAATGTTCTGTCTGCATTTcttcaattgttgttgtttcataTCTTGATATGAAGTAGTATTACCATGGTGAAATGACATTGAATTCTTATTTTTctgcaatttatttttctagagTTTAATTGGACTCGTGTAAATATTAACTgtcataatttgtttttgtttactcTGGTTTGAAGTGAGTAAAGTGTAAAGAGAGAAAatcaaatataacaaatttatgattaaaaaatatctataaatatctacatttatttttagattaaCGGTTAATATCACTTATTTTACGGTGTAAAGTGAGTTGTTCACTTTAGAGACATCGAATATGTGGctaatataaaatgtttctgCACTCTTAATTTTTAGGCTTGATTATAATTTTGATCATCTTATTTTCACACATTTATGAAATTGATcgctaattttaaaatcaactaGTGTTGACTTAATGATGTGAAGTGATCAACAatcataaaattatgaaaaaccaattaaaaactTTAGTTTCAACTCCAATTTCaccatttttaagaaaaaaattgatgaataatatcttttatatatatatatatatatatatatatatatatatatatatatatatatatcatattttaaaattactaaattgatattagaaaaaaaaataaaaattccaaattgtttaagaaatcaGCGTAATTTTAATAAAACTCTTAACACTACACCAAttaaagaatttcaattttttcaaaaaaaataaccatGAGTGAGTAATAATTCTATTATATATGTtagatgaaataaataaatgtatgacatagtaaatgtattttttttttatagctattttgatgttttatgctattaacttaattgttatgttatattcatatttttaatagctattttgatgttttatgctattatttttattattttttgtttttagcgacaTTAGTTTGTGTTGTTTCTGaagtactctatcaatttaattgaatgaatatttttgttAAGTAGATAAATGCTAATCTGTTGTGAATAAACTGAAATATTTGTCGtctcaaaaaaagaaactgGGATATTTGCAAACAAATAGAGTTTAGCTCGTGAAATGCTCAAACTTGATTAATTAAACGGGTCTAATTTAAACCTTATTGACtctacttattttttaaaagatgatttcATAGTCAACTTATTTTAATCAAGGactcttttgttgttgttaatataaaccatttttcttgttaaaaaaaacttattataatCAAGAAGTTGTGAATAATTTTATCTTATGAACAAAAATTTTAGTTTAGGATTTTTGGATATACACATTAGTTACGTATTCTTATGGAATATTAATCAAATActaaattgttaaattttaacAACTTAAGAAATATGTgtataaatgtaaaaaaacaaaagagaaagaaaaagaagaagatgaataagttATAAATTAGATAAATAAGACAAACACAAACGTTTTTTTAGGGGACCTTTACTATTTTTTGATGAGTCCAAATTCAtggtttgaaattttaattaggCTCATTTAAATAAATGAGGAAAGTCCAAGGCGTGCATTCTTTTTTCAAGTTAAATTCAATGCGTAAGGGTCTTTTTGATTGTCAAAATAAGATAAATTTGATAGCataaacactattttttttttgtctttatccGCTACTTGAAAAGCTAGTACAATGAGATAAATCAACGTTATCCTTAATTCATTGTCCGGTGTATcggaaaatattattaataaagacGATAGTAGTGATCATTTTATGGTTGTCTGAGATTTGAACTTTTGAGATACAAAGTCAAATTTTTAGTGTCCGTTTGGTGCGTAAGATagaataaagataaaatattataaaaagttgGATATGAATTGAATATGATAGTGACGGATAGACACTTATCCTATAATGCGTTTGGTGCACTCATGAtaagaaatattttatcataagaGGTGCGGAGGAGTGAAGGTTTCGACAGTCCTGAGGCAAAACATAACACACGATACAAGTTTTGTAATCCTATCATGTTGTTAACCCACCAAAagttaaagattaaaataagaaaTGGAGAATAGGATAGGATTAGAAATAGATTGGATTTATCCTTTCCTATTGGTGCACCAAACAACGGATTGAGGAAGGGTAGGATATTTTAATCATATCATGTCTCTTATCATGTGCACCAAATAGGCCGTTAGGCATTCATCTcatgacaaaataataattatatttatttgaaaggaaaataataaattttttcttgaaaggaaaataataattatattattgacAGATTATGGGACTACAGATATATATAGTTCAAGGTTAGGGACCAGTATTACACCCAAAAAAACAGGTTACATAGCAGTAGCTCCTGAAGAACAATGACTTCTCCAATGCTCAAAATTCTGATAGCTATTCTCCTTGCGTCCATATCTTTTCAAGCATCTGGTAAAATCAGCATTTCCCTGATAAGTTTATCATTTTCAGCCAGAGAATttacatagcaatattttaaaatgaccGTTTTTTGAGTGTAAaaaccatatatttatttaattattatctaTTAGAAGGCAAAGACTAGTGCAATATCTTATTAGATCGTGATGAGTTATTGGAAAATTTCAGGAAAATATATGGAATGGTGCATAGCTGATGGACAGATACCTGACGATGTGCTGCAGAGGGCCATGGATTACGCTTGTCATGTGGATGGAGTAGATTGCAGCAAGATACAAGTGAACCAACCTTGTTACCTTCCAAATACTGTGAAGGATCATGCTTCCTATGCCTTCAACGATTACTATCAGAAGTACAAGCACAAGGGAGGCTCTTGCTATTTCAACTATGCTGCAATAACAAGTGCTTCTGACCCAAGTAAATTATCTCTCTTCATTCAACTCATCTAAAGAGTTATTAATTTCAATGTTTTATCTTTTCATTTACGGTAAGACATTGAATACCAAAGGGGACAAAAGTCTCTTTGGTACATGTAGACATTatcaattgattttgaaaaattatcagTGCAAATGATATCTATTCTCTTTGTTTCAATGGCAGGTCATGGATCATGCAAGTTTGAGTATAACCCTTGAATGAAGTTTAGAGTAATATGATTTCTCAAAGTGAAGACAGTAATAAAGTCAATGAAATGTTCTGTCTGCGTCTCTTAAATTGCTGTTGTTTCATAGCTAAAAATATGAAAGCTTATCGTGtcaaaatgacattaaattcttctttttctgcaatttaaatttaaatggtTGAGAAATAATATTCAGCAATGCCAATTGTCAGTTGATTTTCTTACATTTTTAATGTCTATCAGAGTTTTACTGGATTCATATAACTCTCAGAGTTTTATGCTTTGGTTGAATCCCCTCCCTTAAAGACACTCTCctcttttgaattttaaagataCGCTTTCTCATTTTCTTAATGCCTAGATTCTAcatgagaaaaaataataagtgaAACAATAAACTGATAGATCAAAGTTCAATCAACCTAAAGTTAAAATCTCAATTAGTTTAACAATTCGGTAGTGTTCACTTTCATATATTTTTGGCAGAACTCATTTCATATGTCTTTCCTAGTGTGCTGTATCCTTTTAAAAAAGGAATGTTAggcaaataatatattaagcaATTAGCAGAATTTATAACTTTCATAGATCAGACAGATGCAAAGAAACCATGCCACCAAATTGGATTatatataggcttaaatatgtaaatcgtccctgtaatttgacgtatttttggttttcgtccctgtatctttttttgttataaaacaGCCCCTataagttaataactttttgattttcgtccctcccgTCAACTTCCGTTATAAAAATGCACATGTGGCAAATGGAGGATGATGTGGTAGTGCCTAACGTGGCAGACGATGTTGACGTGGCAAACTTATTGATGAGTCACACAgtagagggaccaaaatcaaaaaacgaaatttgtagaaggaccaaagccaaaaaaacaaaattcgtaaagggaccaaaaccaaaaattgaaatttgtagATGGACTTGACTATTTCcaggaccaaaatcaaaaaacaaaatttgtagagggaccaaaaccaaaaaacaagacaaaaaattcaaatttaattacatttcttcatcttcttcccacattttcttcttcattactatcattgtcttcataaacttcatcatcatcatcaaacaaacaCGGAAATTCATCacttcaaaatccaaaaatccatcaactcaaaacaacaacaaactcaaTCCAACACCTTCAATTATACCTTCATGTGAtaacttctcttttatttcttctcacaaacaacaaaatcaaattaaaccaaTATATTCACTGTTCAACGTGCAATCCAATTTCACACACTTTAAAATCGTctaaaataaaacttatctcAATTCAACATTCCAACATATTTTTCAATTCTATTTATTATCCCTCTAAATATTCAAATGAAAAGAATATTCATATCAAACTTGAACCTTTCTCTTATAATCCAATTTCACACAACAATCTTCCAAATCAACCGGAAAAAAAAGAACACGACCCAAatgttcaaaacaaaaatgatgagatTAGAGTTCAAAGAATTGACAAAGAAAGCATTTGGAGTGACCAAGAAACAACAGAGATGCGAGATCAATGATGAGACGAGAGTTggtaatgaaaacaaaaaatcattctttaggtttttcaatttgagaattttgtgaattttttcaaTATTGGGAATTCGAGTATTCACAATGAGGATTTTGttgttataatttgattttgatattatcaATAAAAGTTTAGTTGGGACTATGAACATTGTGGATTTTAGTGTTGAGATGTCAATCTGACCATTGTCAATGGAGATTTTGTTTGGGTTTGTGAGAAGTTGTCTATTGAGAGTGAGAtgatgattttgagtttttttttttttatctcttttctgAGTATTTTTTCCTgggtttatttatgaatttatgaagACGATGAAGATGTAAAAGaggtggaaggaagaagatgaagaaagctaTTTTTTTCTcgctttttggttttggtccctttacgaattttgttttttggctTTGATCCCtctacaaattttgttttttggttttggtccctctcaCTGTGTGACTCATCAATAAGTTTGCCACGCCAGCATCGTCTGCCACGTCAGGCACTGCCACGTCATCCTCTGTTTGCCACATGTGCGTTTTTGTAACGGAAGTTGACGGGAGGGAAGAAAATCCAAAAGTTATTAACTTACAggggttgttttagaacaaaaaaagatacagggacgaaaaccaaaaacacgccaaattacaaggacgatttacatatttaagcctaatatATACTAGTATCAGGTCTTCATTTACTCTATTTGGCATCTAAAATAAAACAGttgtttcaaaaacaaaaaaaaacagttgtTACTTATGAAGCTAATACAAAACTTTCCTCAAAATACAAGGAAGATACTTTAAGACTACATTatcaatggaaaaaaaaaaaaaaaaaaattcctagaCCTAACAACCATGTAGTTCAGAAATTATGCAGCAACTAATTTAGAAGAACCTCTAGACTCCATCCATGACTTGACTGCTACCTGTGTAGTCAAAAACCAGCCAGCCTTATCGGGAGACTCCCGAAATGGAGCATCGAGTTCCTTCATATGTGATTCAATAACGCCTGCCAAACCTTTATCTGAATACCTATGTTTCCCATGACCGGTATGGATTCCGAGGAGTGGTGGAAGGTCCTCTCCTGATTCAAAAGCCTTAGACAAGTCATTTATCCAAACATGGAATGCCGTCAGCGAAGCTCCAACTGAGAGACCCCTTAAGATCAAAGACCACTGAGTTTGAGACCTGGATTGTATATCTGTATATATCTCAAGTGTCAACCCAAGGTCTAGAAGCACACGTGCTCTGTCCAACAAATCTAGGTTGATACAAAGATCAATTAGAGAATTGCAAAATGCCCTCTTTACTCCATCGGTAATTGAACTGAATAGTTCCAATGCTTCTTTTCTGAACTCCCCATCACCCTCCAGCCCTTCCACTAAATATCTTACCACAAAACTAAGCTTTGGATTAGCCTTCTCCACACAATCAATTAGCTTACCAAGTTCTTCTTTTGGTGTTTGGGTCATAACATTCAGAAGACAACCACAGAATCGATCATCCGGTTCAATGCCCATATCCAAGAGCTGGTTAAATGTTTTCACAACATCATCAGTACGCTTGGCTTTTCCATAGCATTGGACAAGCGAAGTCAGAACAAAAATTGTAGGTTCAAATCCAGATTCaatcatttcattcatcattctTTCTGCCTCTGAAACTCTCCCACTGCATGAATATATTGTAATCAAGGATGAGAATGTCCAACTGTCAGGACTGCAAGTATCAGAACTTTTCATGtcttcaaaaatttcaaacGCTAGGTCGGTGTAACCAACATCGGCGCACATAGCTAAAAGGGAATTATAGAGATGTGTATTCAAATCCATTTCCTTTTCCCTCATTTCCCTGTACACAACAAGAGCATCTTCACAAAAACGTGCTCTACCATAGGCATGTAAGAGAGACGCATAAGTTGCTCGATTCGGCAAAATGTCATTATTTATcatctctttatatatagtcCTGGCCTGCCATGGCCTCTTAGCTCTACCCATGGCATCCAAAAGAGTGTTATAAACAACCAAGTTAGGCTTAACACCAAGAGCCTTCATTTCCTCATAAACATTCAAGCATCCATCATAATTCCCTGCCACCCCATACATCTTAATCAACGTAGAGAACGTCGCAGGCTCAATACGCCATTTCTCAGTCCTAGCACGATCATACAAGTTCAAAGCCATATCAATATCCCCAGCCTTTCCATAAGAGTCAATCATAACCGAATATGTAACATCATCCGGTTCACATCCAAACAACGGCATCTTTTCAAACCACTCCACAGCTTTATCAGGCAAATAACAAGACCTAGCACAACTAATTATAGTCGAAAAAGTAACATTATCAGGCTTCACACCTCTCTGAAGCATTTCACCAAACACCTTCTCTGCACCATCCAAATCCTTACACTTTCTAAACACCTTAAGGGTAACATTGTAAAGAATTACCTCCCTAGTGGGTATGCTCTTCCTTTGAACATACTGAAGAACAAAAGGTACAACAACAGAATTCTCcatattattgatgataattaCAGCGTCTTGTTCTATAACCTTATCACCCAAACACTTCAAAATTTGAGAAACATCATGTTCAGTGGGTTCACATGAATCCAAAGCGTTTGAAAGCTTAACAAGAGAACTGTACCTTGCGTCGTAAGATTTCTTTCCAAGTTGTTTAGCTCTGGGGGATTTGGGATTGACCCAAATGTAACTGCTTTTGGAGGAAGTAGAATTGCCAATTGGGTTATCAAATTTAGCGTCCTTTTGGGAATTAGCGTcttgtggttgttgttgtggaATGGATTCTTGAAGGGAAATGTGGAGAAGGGTTTTGGAGTGGGGGgtgagtgaagaagaagaagaagaagaagaagaagaaggggtATGAAAGGAAGAGGGGAAGTTTCGAAGTTTGAATTTACGGGAAGAGATGGTGAGTGGGTCGTGGAAAAGAGGGGAAGAGGAAGAGCAAAGATGGTAAGACATTTTCTTGAACTCTAAACTCGCTCTGTGTGATGATGTGGTGTGATTCCTTAGCCTTATCTTTGGAAATTCACACAAGTGGTGTGGGTGGTTGGTTGCTCGAAAccaggagagagagagagag harbors:
- the LOC11437309 gene encoding pentatricopeptide repeat-containing protein At4g16390, chloroplastic; translated protein: MSYHLCSSSSPLFHDPLTISSRKFKLRNFPSSFHTPSSSSSSSSSSLTPHSKTLLHISLQESIPQQQPQDANSQKDAKFDNPIGNSTSSKSSYIWVNPKSPRAKQLGKKSYDARYSSLVKLSNALDSCEPTEHDVSQILKCLGDKVIEQDAVIIINNMENSVVVPFVLQYVQRKSIPTREVILYNVTLKVFRKCKDLDGAEKVFGEMLQRGVKPDNVTFSTIISCARSCYLPDKAVEWFEKMPLFGCEPDDVTYSVMIDSYGKAGDIDMALNLYDRARTEKWRIEPATFSTLIKMYGVAGNYDGCLNVYEEMKALGVKPNLVVYNTLLDAMGRAKRPWQARTIYKEMINNDILPNRATYASLLHAYGRARFCEDALVVYREMREKEMDLNTHLYNSLLAMCADVGYTDLAFEIFEDMKSSDTCSPDSWTFSSLITIYSCSGRVSEAERMMNEMIESGFEPTIFVLTSLVQCYGKAKRTDDVVKTFNQLLDMGIEPDDRFCGCLLNVMTQTPKEELGKLIDCVEKANPKLSFVVRYLVEGLEGDGEFRKEALELFSSITDGVKRAFCNSLIDLCINLDLLDRARVLLDLGLTLEIYTDIQSRSQTQWSLILRGLSVGASLTAFHVWINDLSKAFESGEDLPPLLGIHTGHGKHRYSDKGLAGVIESHMKELDAPFRESPDKAGWFLTTQVAVKSWMESRGSSKLVAA
- the LOC25494316 gene encoding glucan endo-1,3-beta-glucosidase 4 codes for the protein MTSPMLKILIAILLASISFQASGKYMEWCIADGQIPDDVLQRAMDYACHVDGVDCSKIQVNQPCYLPNTVKDHASYAFNDYYQKYKHKGGSCYFNYAAITSASDPSHGSCKFEYNP